A portion of the Suricata suricatta isolate VVHF042 chromosome 11, meerkat_22Aug2017_6uvM2_HiC, whole genome shotgun sequence genome contains these proteins:
- the LOC115306576 gene encoding olfactory receptor 2AG1, giving the protein MEYWNSTLDSGFILMGILNDSGSPELLCATITVLYLLALTSNGLLLLVITMDSRLHVPMYFLLGQLSLMDLLFTSVVSPKALMDFLRSENTISFAGCALQMFLALMLGGAEDLLLAFMAYDRYVAICHPLNYMVCMRPRVCWLMVATAWTLASLSAFVYTVYTMQYPFCKVRKVRHLLCEIPPLLKLACADTSRYELFVYVMGVTFLIPPLVAIISSYALILFTVLHMPSNEGRQKALVTCSSHLTVVGMFYGAATFMYVLPSSLHSPTQDNITSVFYTVVTPALNPLIYSFRNREVMGALRRFLGKRVLPTHSTI; this is encoded by the exons ATGGAGTACTGGAACTCCACCCTGGACAGTGGCTTTATATTGATGGGGATTCTGAATGACAGTGGGTCTCCTGAGCTGCTGTGTGCCACAATAACAGTCCTGTACCTGTTGGCCCTGACCAGCAATGGCCTGTTGCTCTTGGTCATCACAATGGATTCCCGGCTCCACGTGCCCATGTACTTCCTGCTTGGGCAGCTCTCGCTCATGGACCTCCTCTTCACATCTGTGGTCAGTCCCAAGGCCCTCATGGATTTCCTGCGCAGTGAAAACACCATCTCGTTTGCAGGCTGTGCCCTTCAGATGTTTCTGGCATTGATGCTGGGTGGTGCAGAGGACCTGCTCCTGGCCTTCATGGCCTATGATAGATATGTGGCCATTTGTCATCCTCTGAACTACATGGTCTGCATGAGGCCAAGGGTCTGCTGGCTCATGGTGGCCACAGCCTGGACCCTGGCATCCTTAAGTGCCTTTGTTTATACCGTGTATACCATGCAGTATCCCTTCTGCAAAGTCCGGAAGGTCAGACACCTGCTCTGTGAGATCCCACCTTTGCTGAAGTTGGCCTGTGCAGATACCTCTAGATATGAACTGTTTGTGTATGTAATGGGTGTGACCTTCTTGATCCCTCCTCTTGTTGCAATAATTTCTTCCTATGCACTAATCCTGTTCACTGTGCTTCACATGCCCTCAAATGAGGGGAGGCAGAAAGCCCTAGTCACCTGCTCTTCCCATCTGACTGTGGTTGGGATGTTCTATGGAGCTGCCACATTCATGTATGTCCTGCCTAGTTCCCTTCACAGCCCCACGCAAGACAACATCACCTCTGT TTTCTACACGGTTGTCACTCCAGCCCTGAACCCTCTTATCTACAGCTTCAGAAATAGAGAGGTCATGGGGGCCTTGAGGAGGTTCCTAGGAAAACGTGTATTGCCAACCCACTCCACAATCTAA
- the LOC115272527 gene encoding olfactory receptor 2AG1-like, which yields MEYWNSTLDSGFILMGILNDSGSPELLCATITDLLLAFMAYDRYVAICHPLNYMVCMRPRVCWLMVATAWILAYMNALGHTFYTMQYPFCKVRKIRHLFCEIPPLLKLACADTSRYELFVYVMGVTFLIPPLVAIISSYALILFTVLHMPSNEGRQKALVTCSSHLTVVGIFYGAATFMYVLPSSLHSPIQDNITSVFYTVVTPALNPLINNLRNKEVMGALKRVLGK from the exons ATGGAGTACTGGAACTCCACCCTGGACAGTGGCTTTATATTGATGGGGATTCTGAATGACAGTGGGTCTCCTGAGCTGCTGTGTGCCACAATCACA GACCTGCTCCTGGCCTTCATGGCCTATGATAGATATGTGGCCATTTGTCATCCTCTGAACTACATGGTCTGCATGAGGCCAAGGGTCTGCTGGCTCATGGTGGCCACAGCCTGGATCCTGGCATACATGAATGCTCTAGGACATACCTTCTATACCATGCAGTATCCCTTCTGCAAAGTCCGGAAGATCAGACACCTGTTCTGTGAGATCCCACCTTTGCTGAAGTTGGCCTGTGCAGATACCTCTAGATATGAACTGTTTGTGTATGTAATGGGTGTGACCTTCTTGATCCCTCCTCTTGTTGCAATAATTTCTTCCTATGCACTAATCCTGTTTACTGTGCTTCACATGCCCTCAAATGAGGGGAGGCAGAAAGCGCTAGTCACCTGCTCTTCCCATCTGACTGTGGTTGGCATATTCTATGGAGCTGCCACATTCATGTATGTCCTGCCTAGTTCCCTTCACAGCCCCATTCAAGACAACATCACCTCTGTTTTCTACACGGTTGTCACTCCAGCCCTGAACCCTCTTATCAACAACTTGAGGAATAAAGAGGTCATGGGGGCCCTGAAGAGAGTCCTGGGAAAATAA